CTGCCCCTTAATACAAAACGGCTCAAAGCAACCCTGAGGTTCTGAAACAGAACATCCGGATTATGACCGGAGAGGCGCCCTGCACCGTTGCCGGATTGCACCGGAGCCTTTCATTTTTCCTTCACCCCCGACAAAACAGCAACTGCAGCAACAGAGAGAAACGCCCCCGTCATAAATGCACACCCGTAGCCCCACCTCTGCCATATCAGACCGAAAATAACGCTTGCAGGCAATGAAGCTACCCCCACCGCCCCATGATAAAAACCGAACGCCCGGCCCCTCAGCTCCTTCGGCACAAGCCTGAAAACCCAGGCCCGTTCCGCTGGTTCTATGAAACCAAAAGATACCCCGTAAAGGAGGAAGACCGAAACAAGGGCCATTTCCCCTCTCAGGAGCGCAAAAAGTACATATATCAATGCA
This DNA window, taken from bacterium BMS3Abin08, encodes the following:
- a CDS encoding major facilitator superfamily transporter, whose amino-acid sequence is MALVSVFLLYGVSFGFIEPAERAWVFRLVPKELRGRAFGFYHGAVGVASLPASVIFGLIWQRWGYGCAFMTGAFLSVAAVAVLSGVKEK